One region of Paucibacter aquatile genomic DNA includes:
- a CDS encoding fumarylacetoacetate hydrolase family protein, with protein MVQGPAVCAAPQGTPQNTQPDGPQPQQLASLDQAWTLAQRRSPEGRAHTLLVREDQGARLLAQDLSVGLQRFPEDSLELVRSMGHAGLQALSERLPWVAVDKRDLLPSARAHSHIAAGTNYAAHAREADIDEVFLFPKFSTPSPARSELRHEAGQLLDYEVELCLRADRDLANLADLQAAQLGFFLCGDLTDRAELLRRINTEDLTSGHGFSDAKSGPGRMPTGPYLVVPRDWRRWLQGVRLRSHVNGQLRQDAAASDMLKTPDRLLQQAWQRGLLPLWRYQGRPVPLLESGVLRQGQVLLTGTPEGVVYRAPSLGFRWRHGLAWFFGLSWLHHGPVRYVLDAQIREGLASGRFLQAGDVLEHSAEGLGQITVKIR; from the coding sequence ATGGTGCAGGGCCCGGCCGTCTGCGCGGCGCCGCAAGGCACGCCGCAGAACACACAGCCAGACGGACCGCAGCCCCAGCAGCTGGCGTCGCTGGATCAAGCCTGGACGCTGGCGCAGCGCCGGTCGCCCGAGGGGCGCGCCCACACCTTGCTGGTGCGCGAGGACCAGGGCGCGCGCTTGCTGGCGCAGGACCTGAGCGTGGGCTTGCAACGCTTTCCCGAAGACAGTCTGGAGCTGGTGCGCAGCATGGGCCACGCGGGCCTGCAGGCGCTCTCGGAGCGGCTGCCCTGGGTGGCGGTCGACAAGCGCGACTTGCTGCCTAGCGCCAGGGCTCATTCCCATATTGCCGCGGGCACCAACTACGCTGCGCATGCACGCGAGGCCGACATCGACGAGGTCTTTCTGTTTCCCAAGTTCAGCACGCCCAGCCCGGCGCGCAGCGAGCTGCGCCATGAAGCGGGGCAGTTGCTGGACTATGAGGTGGAACTGTGCCTGAGAGCCGATCGCGATCTGGCCAACTTGGCCGATCTGCAGGCAGCGCAGCTGGGCTTTTTTCTCTGCGGCGATCTGACCGATCGTGCCGAGCTGCTGCGCCGCATCAACACCGAGGACCTGACTTCGGGCCATGGGTTCAGTGATGCGAAAAGCGGGCCAGGGCGCATGCCCACCGGGCCCTATCTGGTGGTGCCGCGCGACTGGCGCCGCTGGCTGCAGGGCGTGCGCTTGCGCAGCCATGTGAACGGGCAACTGCGCCAGGACGCCGCGGCGTCGGACATGCTGAAAACCCCCGACCGCCTGTTACAGCAAGCCTGGCAACGGGGCCTTCTGCCACTCTGGCGCTACCAGGGGCGGCCCGTGCCGCTGCTGGAATCGGGTGTGCTGCGGCAGGGGCAGGTGCTGCTGACGGGCACGCCCGAGGGTGTGGTCTACCGGGCGCCGAGCCTGGGCTTCCGGTGGCGTCATGGGTTGGCCTGGTTCTTCGGCCTGTCCTGGCTGCACCATGGACCGGTGCGCTATGTGCTGGATGCTCAGATTCGCGAGGGCCTGGCGTCGGGCCGCTTTCTGCAAGCAGGCGATGTGCTGGAGCACAGCGCCGAGGGTTTGGGGCAAATCACCGTGAAGATCCGCTGA
- a CDS encoding DEAD/DEAH box helicase encodes MSFASLGLAPVWVRAVREQGYHAPTAIQAAAIPPILAGRDVLGLAQTGSGKTAAFGLPLLQRLRMPPGQGPRRLQALVLLPTRELVVQVGEVLREFARSLSGSPRLKISEAFGGVSINPQLMGLRGGTDVMVATPGRLLDLIEHKALDLRSVEMLVLDEADRLLDLGFAEELQRILALLPARRQSLFFSATFPKAVQGLAQGLLQEPVEVRIAPEPQRTAAIQQRAIQVDESRRTPLLRHLLQTEPSWSRVLVFVATRYATEHVSDKLWSHGIKAAALHGELSQGARTQVLAALRHGEIQVLVATDVAARGLDIPELPVVVNYDLPRSPADYIHRIGRTGRAGETGLAVSLVPASAEAHFRLIEKRQGQRVPREQIAGFAASPLSPEQAQALNSNGGIKGRRKSKKDKLREAAAAAAASAPLPGDEAQR; translated from the coding sequence ATGTCTTTTGCTTCTTTGGGCCTTGCGCCCGTCTGGGTTCGTGCCGTTCGCGAGCAGGGCTACCACGCCCCCACGGCCATCCAGGCCGCCGCCATTCCGCCCATCCTGGCCGGGCGCGATGTGCTGGGCCTGGCGCAGACCGGTTCGGGCAAGACCGCCGCTTTCGGCTTGCCCCTGCTGCAGCGCTTGCGCATGCCGCCCGGCCAAGGCCCGCGCCGCCTGCAGGCCCTGGTGCTGCTGCCCACGCGCGAGTTGGTGGTCCAGGTGGGTGAGGTGCTGCGGGAGTTCGCGCGCAGCCTGAGCGGCTCGCCGCGCCTGAAGATTTCCGAGGCCTTCGGCGGTGTTTCCATCAACCCGCAGCTGATGGGCTTGCGCGGTGGCACCGATGTGATGGTGGCCACACCGGGCCGTTTGCTGGACCTGATCGAGCACAAGGCCCTGGATCTGCGCAGCGTCGAGATGCTGGTGCTGGACGAGGCCGATCGCCTGCTGGACCTGGGCTTTGCCGAGGAGTTGCAGCGCATCCTGGCCTTGCTGCCGGCGCGCCGTCAGAGCCTGTTTTTTTCAGCCACGTTTCCGAAGGCGGTGCAGGGCCTGGCCCAGGGCCTGCTGCAGGAGCCTGTGGAAGTCCGCATTGCGCCGGAGCCGCAGCGCACGGCCGCCATCCAGCAGCGTGCCATTCAGGTGGACGAGAGCCGGCGCACGCCGCTGCTGCGCCATCTGTTGCAGACCGAGCCCAGTTGGAGTCGGGTGCTGGTATTCGTGGCCACGCGCTACGCGACCGAGCATGTGTCCGACAAGCTCTGGTCCCACGGCATCAAGGCTGCCGCCTTGCACGGCGAGTTGAGCCAGGGTGCCCGAACCCAGGTGCTGGCGGCCTTGCGCCATGGCGAGATTCAGGTGCTGGTGGCTACCGATGTGGCCGCCCGCGGTCTGGACATTCCCGAGCTGCCGGTGGTGGTGAATTACGACCTGCCACGTTCGCCGGCCGACTACATCCACCGCATCGGCCGCACCGGGCGTGCGGGCGAAACCGGTCTGGCCGTCAGTCTGGTGCCGGCCAGTGCCGAGGCCCATTTCCGGCTGATCGAGAAGCGCCAGGGCCAGCGCGTGCCGCGTGAACAGATCGCGGGTTTCGCTGCCAGCCCCCTGAGCCCGGAGCAGGCTCAGGCCCTGAACTCGAACGGCGGCATCAAGGGCCGCCGCAAGAGCAAAAAGGACAAGCTGAGGGAAGCCGCTGCCGCAGCGGCGGCGTCAGCGCCCCTGCCTGGCGACGAAGCTCAGCGGTAA